The genomic segment GTTCTCGGGGGCGGAACTCGAGAGCCTCGCGACCGAATCCGGGATGTTCGCCATCCGCGACGGCCGGACGGAGGTCGCCCGCGAGGACTTCGACGCCGCCCTACAAAAGATCGAACGCGACGATTCGCCCGGCACCCCAGTCGCCTTCTACTGAACTGCTCGGGCTCTGTCTTTCGTCCGTTCCCGCGCCTACACCTCGAGGAACCACTCGTCGTAGCCGTCGAGTCGCCCCTCGACCAGATCGAAGAACTGCTGTTGGAGCTCCTCGGTGATCGGCCCACGGCTGCCGTTGCCGACCGTCGTGTCGTCGACGCTTCGGATCGGCGTGACCTCGGCGGCCGTGCCAGTAAAGAACAGTTCGTCTGCGGTGTACAGCTCGCCGCGGCCGATCGACGCCTCGTCGTGGACGGTGTAACCGAGATCGCGGGCGAGTTCGATGACCGTATCGCGGGTGATCCCGTCGAGCGTCGACTCGGAGACGCCGGTCGTGAACAGTTCGCCGTCGTTGATCATGAAGATGTTCTCGCCGGGTCCTTCGGCGACGTTGCCCTCCTTGTTGAGGACGATCGCCTCGACGTAGCCGTTCCGGCGGGCCTCCTCGCCGGCCAGCATCGAGTTGAGGTACGGCCCGGTCGCCTTCACGTTGGTCGGCAGCTGGCTGGAGGCGTGTTTGCGCCACGAGGAGACCATCACGTCGACGCCCTCCTCGATCGCCTCCTCGCCGAGATACGTGCCCCACGGCCAGCAGGCGATGGTCGTCCGCGTCGGGCAGTCCTTCGGCGAGACGCCGAGGGAGTTGTAGCCGTAGTAGACAAGCGGTCGGATGTAACA from the Natronomonas salsuginis genome contains:
- a CDS encoding branched-chain amino acid transaminase, whose translation is MAFDDMDVDTIWMDGEFVDWDDAQTHVLTHSLHYGTGVFEGARCYDTVDGPALFRWEEHLDRLFDSAKVLDHDIDHTRETLTDATLSLIREQGLASCYIRPLVYYGYNSLGVSPKDCPTRTTIACWPWGTYLGEEAIEEGVDVMVSSWRKHASSQLPTNVKATGPYLNSMLAGEEARRNGYVEAIVLNKEGNVAEGPGENIFMINDGELFTTGVSESTLDGITRDTVIELARDLGYTVHDEASIGRGELYTADELFFTGTAAEVTPIRSVDDTTVGNGSRGPITEELQQQFFDLVEGRLDGYDEWFLEV